A part of Desulfobacter sp. genomic DNA contains:
- a CDS encoding response regulator: MNILIIDDDPIVVHSCCRILEAEGIKVMTAADVASGIQMLRQGRFDLVITDIKMPGRDGFDLIRTVKAVTPELPVLMMTGYLTGETVARGRQAGADQCIAKPFTPEELVAAVNAQVRH; encoded by the coding sequence ATGAATATTTTAATCATTGATGACGACCCCATTGTTGTCCACAGCTGCTGCCGGATTCTGGAAGCCGAAGGCATAAAGGTGATGACGGCCGCCGATGTGGCATCGGGTATTCAGATGCTCAGGCAGGGGCGGTTCGACCTGGTGATCACCGACATTAAGATGCCGGGACGGGACGGATTCGACCTGATCCGGACGGTAAAGGCCGTCACCCCTGAACTGCCCGTTTTAATGATGACAGGCTATCTGACCGGGGAAACCGTGGCAAGGGGGCGGCAGGCGGGTGCCGACCAGTGTATTGCCAAGCCCTTTACCCCGGAGGAACTCGTGGCGGCGGTGAATGCCCAGGTAAGGCACTGA
- a CDS encoding cache domain-containing protein yields MQPHSIRFKLIASLLAVSLFIGLLSLLVGGNLLYQSVLDEVNNRIRQDLNVAKVIYEGRTGSVRTALEITVSAPGFYAMAASGGPAEALRDINPLFRNLKLDFFGIVDVRRLCPGNPKNPGGPAGLNPLAAYVLKHRKGVSGTIVMTPEQLAHEAPALGDRADIRPLPARQDGMVGGNQEGRTGAGLPGLAIGAAVPIMKDGCMAGIIYGGFLLNGDTAIVDKINETVFENEVYKGRNLGTATIFYRDLRIATNVTDADGNRALGTTASPEVSRTVLEKGQRWTDRAKVLDDWYITAYEPITDIGGRRVGMFYVGVLEAKYRDVREKALAVFAAITLAGMAIAMGLGWLFTGRIMRPVSHLIRASAEISGGNFSPDIGPISKDDIGLLQKKFLSMTRALKRREHRQQVESQIQLIQSEKQASVGKLAAGVAHEINNPLTAVLTFTHLILRRKDLAQEVRSDLEIVAAQTERVRRIVKSLLDFSRQSALAPESTDLNRLISDTVRLMKNQALIKGIDLSFHRDDRLSPLTLDRNQFQSVLINIILNALDATGSGGKIELSVNPNSSEKGGAVIRISDTGCGIPPEHINRLFDPFFTTKDVGKGTGLGLAVSAGVIQRHGGTVKVRSAVGEGSTFIIRLPEKPAEKKTRER; encoded by the coding sequence CTGCAGCCCCATTCCATACGGTTTAAGCTCATTGCCAGCCTTCTGGCCGTGTCATTATTCATTGGATTGCTCTCCCTTCTGGTGGGGGGAAACCTGCTCTACCAGTCCGTGCTGGATGAGGTTAACAACCGGATCCGCCAGGATCTGAACGTGGCAAAGGTGATCTATGAGGGCCGGACCGGATCCGTGCGCACAGCCCTGGAGATAACGGTGTCTGCCCCGGGGTTTTATGCCATGGCCGCCTCGGGCGGCCCGGCCGAGGCCTTGCGGGATATCAATCCCCTTTTCAGGAATCTGAAACTGGATTTTTTTGGCATTGTGGATGTCCGCAGGCTTTGCCCCGGCAATCCAAAGAATCCGGGAGGTCCCGCCGGACTGAATCCCCTGGCGGCATACGTGCTCAAACACCGCAAAGGGGTTTCCGGCACCATTGTAATGACCCCGGAACAACTGGCCCATGAGGCCCCCGCCCTTGGGGACCGCGCCGACATTCGTCCGCTCCCGGCCCGGCAGGACGGCATGGTGGGTGGAAATCAGGAGGGCAGAACCGGTGCGGGGCTTCCGGGGCTGGCCATCGGCGCTGCCGTTCCCATCATGAAGGACGGCTGCATGGCCGGTATCATCTACGGCGGATTCCTGCTCAACGGGGATACGGCCATTGTGGATAAGATTAATGAGACAGTATTTGAAAATGAAGTGTACAAGGGCCGGAATCTGGGCACGGCCACCATCTTTTACCGGGACCTGAGGATCGCCACCAATGTGACGGATGCAGACGGAAACCGGGCCCTGGGCACCACCGCCTCTCCGGAGGTGTCCCGGACAGTGCTTGAAAAGGGGCAGCGCTGGACGGACCGGGCAAAGGTCCTGGATGACTGGTATATCACCGCCTATGAGCCCATCACCGACATCGGCGGCAGACGGGTGGGAATGTTTTATGTGGGGGTGCTGGAGGCCAAATACCGGGATGTCCGGGAAAAGGCACTGGCCGTATTTGCGGCTATCACCCTGGCCGGCATGGCCATTGCCATGGGACTGGGCTGGCTGTTTACAGGGCGGATCATGCGGCCGGTGAGCCATTTGATCCGGGCCAGTGCCGAAATTTCCGGCGGTAATTTTTCCCCGGATATCGGTCCCATTTCCAAGGATGACATCGGCCTGCTCCAAAAGAAATTCTTGTCCATGACCCGGGCCCTTAAGCGGCGGGAACACAGGCAGCAGGTGGAAAGCCAGATCCAGCTCATCCAGTCTGAAAAACAGGCCAGCGTCGGCAAGCTGGCTGCGGGGGTGGCCCATGAAATCAACAATCCCCTGACGGCGGTACTGACCTTTACCCATCTGATTCTTCGCCGCAAGGATCTGGCCCAGGAGGTCCGGTCAGATCTTGAAATCGTTGCCGCCCAGACCGAGCGGGTCCGGCGGATCGTTAAAAGCCTTCTGGATTTTTCCAGGCAGTCGGCCCTGGCCCCGGAATCAACGGATCTCAACCGGTTGATTTCAGACACGGTCCGGCTGATGAAAAACCAGGCCCTGATCAAGGGCATTGATCTTTCCTTTCACCGGGATGACCGGCTTTCCCCCCTGACCCTGGACCGCAACCAGTTCCAGAGCGTACTCATCAATATCATTCTCAATGCCCTGGATGCCACCGGCTCCGGCGGGAAAATCGAGCTGTCCGTCAACCCTAACTCTTCGGAAAAAGGGGGGGCGGTCATCCGGATTTCAGATACGGGCTGCGGGATCCCGCCCGAGCACATTAACCGGCTTTTTGATCCCTTTTTCACCACCAAGGATGTGGGCAAGGGGACCGGCCTGGGACTTGCCGTTTCCGCCGGTGTGATTCAGCGCCACGGCGGCACCGTCAAGGTCAGATCCGCCGTAGGCGAGGGAAGCACCTTTATTATCCGGCTGCCGGAAAAACCCGCCGAGAAAAAAACACGGGAAAGGTAA
- a CDS encoding cytochrome c3 family protein: MRPDILVIDIPPVENPDDADVKDMPPVFFKHDLHSRALEGQCSKCHEAKEGKIVFKFKRTSTLSGKAYMDLYHENCVACHAEMKGESGKQGPLEAQCRTCHTADPGAASSRVKIKFDRSLHYTHETAKAVKPADKDQRANCSACHHSANMKAKTTFYEKGKESACVYCHKETADDQMPENGVRPARQAAHDSCVVCHLSMAGDAEKGGPVECAGCHDAENQKKIKQHTAMPRLDRNQPDQALMTGFKDLGQDEAANKKMVAAHMDAVPFNHKLHEEKGISCKTCHHDTLNECASCHTAKGDAQGGYIKLADAMHNSGSAQSCIGCHNEIKTAKECAGCHAQMPEKDFKDQDCAACHSVDVKSTPAETLNDTHAKARLAKDALAAKTYTKVNLEDIPETVEIKTIAEEYKPSSFPHRAVVEAIFKQVGDNAMGKSFHKSDLTMCAGCHHNSPATMTPPQCASCHSKEPDIATGKPGLKGAYHGQCITCHQKMEVKSVLPTDCTKCHEKK; the protein is encoded by the coding sequence ATGCGGCCGGATATACTGGTCATCGACATTCCGCCTGTGGAAAACCCTGATGACGCGGACGTAAAGGACATGCCGCCTGTATTTTTCAAGCATGACCTGCATTCCCGCGCCCTAGAGGGCCAGTGCAGCAAATGCCATGAGGCCAAAGAGGGAAAGATTGTCTTCAAATTCAAACGGACCTCAACACTCAGCGGCAAGGCCTATATGGACCTCTACCATGAAAACTGTGTGGCCTGCCACGCAGAGATGAAAGGAGAATCCGGGAAACAGGGCCCCCTGGAGGCCCAGTGCCGGACCTGCCACACTGCCGACCCCGGGGCCGCCTCCTCACGGGTTAAAATTAAATTTGACCGGTCCCTTCATTACACCCATGAAACAGCCAAGGCCGTCAAACCCGCCGACAAAGACCAGCGGGCCAATTGCAGCGCCTGCCACCACAGTGCAAACATGAAGGCCAAAACCACCTTTTATGAAAAGGGCAAGGAATCGGCCTGTGTCTACTGCCACAAAGAAACGGCAGACGACCAGATGCCGGAAAACGGAGTAAGGCCGGCCCGCCAGGCCGCCCACGATTCCTGCGTAGTCTGCCATCTCTCCATGGCCGGGGATGCTGAAAAAGGCGGCCCCGTTGAATGCGCCGGCTGCCACGATGCAGAAAACCAGAAAAAAATCAAACAGCACACCGCCATGCCCAGGCTGGACCGGAACCAGCCTGACCAGGCACTGATGACCGGATTCAAGGACCTGGGCCAGGATGAAGCAGCCAATAAGAAAATGGTAGCCGCCCACATGGATGCCGTGCCCTTTAACCATAAACTCCATGAGGAAAAAGGGATCAGCTGCAAGACCTGCCACCATGACACCCTGAACGAGTGTGCGTCCTGCCATACGGCCAAGGGAGATGCCCAGGGCGGATATATCAAGCTGGCCGATGCCATGCACAACAGCGGTTCTGCCCAGAGTTGCATCGGCTGCCACAATGAGATAAAAACCGCCAAGGAATGCGCCGGCTGCCATGCCCAGATGCCTGAAAAGGATTTTAAGGACCAGGACTGCGCCGCCTGCCATTCCGTGGATGTCAAATCCACCCCGGCGGAGACCCTCAACGACACCCATGCAAAAGCCCGGCTGGCCAAAGACGCCCTGGCAGCCAAAACCTACACAAAAGTCAATCTGGAAGATATCCCTGAAACCGTTGAAATCAAGACCATTGCTGAGGAGTACAAGCCTTCCAGCTTCCCCCACCGCGCCGTGGTGGAAGCCATTTTCAAGCAGGTCGGCGACAATGCCATGGGAAAATCCTTCCATAAGAGCGACCTGACCATGTGCGCCGGCTGCCACCACAACAGCCCGGCCACCATGACACCGCCCCAGTGCGCCTCCTGCCACAGCAAAGAGCCGGATATTGCCACGGGCAAACCCGGGCTAAAAGGGGCCTACCACGGCCAGTGCATTACCTGCCACCAGAAGATGGAGGTCAAAAGCGTACTGCCCACGGACTGCACCAAATGCCACGAAAAAAAATAA
- a CDS encoding YbgC/FadM family acyl-CoA thioesterase has product MTEADRGTHHFKAQVYYEDTDHSGVVYHANYLKYFERAREDIIGVAELARMWHEEGIGFAVYKTSLNFNDGAVFGDLLDIRTSWEKDGPYRVVFTHEAWRPGGSKPAVSCTLELVCLAPGKKLIPIPELQFLR; this is encoded by the coding sequence ATGACGGAAGCAGACAGGGGCACCCACCATTTCAAGGCCCAGGTATATTACGAAGATACAGACCACTCAGGGGTGGTTTACCATGCCAACTACCTTAAATACTTTGAACGGGCCCGGGAAGATATCATCGGCGTGGCCGAACTGGCCCGGATGTGGCACGAGGAAGGCATTGGGTTTGCCGTATATAAAACCAGCCTCAATTTCAACGACGGCGCCGTATTCGGCGACCTTCTGGACATCCGGACCTCCTGGGAAAAAGACGGCCCCTACCGGGTGGTCTTCACCCACGAGGCCTGGCGGCCCGGCGGATCAAAGCCCGCCGTCTCCTGTACCCTGGAACTGGTCTGCCTGGCCCCGGGCAAAAAACTGATCCCCATTCCGGAGCTTCAGTTCCTGCGATAG
- a CDS encoding DUF2750 domain-containing protein: MRLLDQATCNANHERFVRRIVESEIVWYLSHPDGVANSVSNEDEETTILLFWSDRAYATRAKKETFPEFEEASMDLFDFLFRWLPGMSGDGVLAGTNWTQDLIGVEKDPYELREEIDLQLPKELADRHQEKYNQLTGSE; the protein is encoded by the coding sequence ATGAGATTACTTGATCAAGCAACTTGTAATGCAAATCACGAAAGATTCGTTCGGCGCATAGTTGAAAGTGAAATTGTTTGGTATCTTTCTCATCCTGATGGAGTTGCAAACTCAGTATCTAATGAAGATGAAGAAACTACAATTCTTCTTTTTTGGTCTGATCGTGCTTATGCAACAAGGGCAAAGAAGGAAACATTTCCTGAGTTTGAAGAAGCTTCTATGGATTTATTCGATTTTTTATTTCGCTGGCTACCGGGCATGAGTGGTGACGGAGTGTTGGCAGGCACGAACTGGACTCAGGATCTAATTGGTGTCGAAAAAGACCCATATGAATTGCGGGAAGAAATTGATTTGCAGCTACCTAAAGAACTCGCAGATCGGCACCAAGAGAAGTACAATCAATTAACAGGCAGTGAATAG
- the nrfD gene encoding polysulfide reductase NrfD — protein MSQENKAIQPEPYNWFTPFNILTAVVLAVGAVLTFMRFTQGMGAVTNLDNNNPWGIWIGFDLLCGVALAAGGFTTSAACYIFGLKRFHSAVRPAILTAFLGYALVVFALHYDVGRPWKLPYPIFVSQGTSSLLFEVGLCVFLYLTVLFIEWTPAAFEWLGFKKLRTIVVRLTLLLTIFGVVLSTLHQSSLGALFMIAPSKLHPLWYSGYLHVYFFISAIFAGLSMVIFEGTMAHKWLHHKMDDTHLAEADGVVLGFGKAASFIMMGYFGIKVIGLAVDNNWHYLGTGWGAWYLVEMIGFVLFPAILYSVGAREKNLKFIRIAAAWTVLGIVLNRFNVSLVAFNYHLPAADRYFPSLSEIGITLFVVFVGITVYRFITAKMPILYEHPEYKDEH, from the coding sequence ATGTCCCAGGAAAATAAAGCAATTCAACCTGAGCCCTATAATTGGTTCACCCCCTTTAATATACTTACGGCGGTTGTGCTGGCAGTGGGTGCGGTTCTGACCTTCATGCGCTTCACCCAGGGCATGGGCGCCGTCACCAACCTGGACAACAACAATCCCTGGGGTATCTGGATCGGCTTTGACCTGCTCTGCGGCGTGGCCCTGGCCGCCGGCGGATTCACCACCTCCGCCGCCTGCTATATCTTCGGCCTGAAACGGTTTCACTCCGCGGTCCGGCCGGCCATTCTCACCGCCTTTCTGGGCTATGCCCTGGTGGTCTTTGCCCTGCACTACGATGTGGGCCGCCCCTGGAAACTGCCCTACCCCATTTTTGTCTCCCAGGGCACCTCATCCCTGCTCTTTGAAGTGGGCCTCTGCGTATTCCTTTACCTGACCGTACTCTTCATCGAATGGACCCCGGCGGCCTTTGAATGGCTGGGGTTCAAAAAGCTGCGCACCATTGTGGTCCGGCTGACCCTGCTGCTCACCATCTTCGGCGTGGTGCTGTCCACCCTGCACCAGAGTTCCCTGGGGGCGCTGTTCATGATCGCCCCCTCCAAGCTCCACCCGCTCTGGTACTCGGGTTACCTGCACGTATACTTTTTCATCTCCGCCATATTTGCCGGCCTCTCCATGGTGATCTTTGAAGGGACCATGGCCCATAAATGGCTCCACCACAAGATGGATGACACCCACCTGGCCGAGGCTGACGGGGTGGTCCTTGGATTCGGCAAGGCCGCCTCATTTATCATGATGGGCTACTTCGGCATCAAGGTTATCGGCCTGGCCGTGGACAACAACTGGCATTACCTGGGTACGGGCTGGGGCGCCTGGTACCTGGTGGAAATGATCGGCTTTGTGCTTTTCCCTGCCATCCTCTACTCCGTGGGGGCCCGGGAAAAGAACCTGAAGTTCATCCGCATTGCCGCAGCCTGGACCGTCCTGGGCATTGTCCTGAACCGGTTCAACGTTTCCCTGGTGGCCTTCAACTACCATCTGCCCGCCGCGGACCGGTACTTCCCCAGCCTGTCTGAAATCGGCATCACCCTCTTCGTCGTATTCGTCGGCATTACCGTATACCGTTTCATCACGGCCAAAATGCCAATTTTATATGAACATCCCGAATACAAAGACGAGCATTAA
- a CDS encoding formate/nitrite transporter family protein yields the protein MAQTMLIIDDDTAVLASCQRIFAEEGFEVTTTTNPLEGLDMARHKPYSVILCDWNMPELDGMDVVAALETHAPESAVVMISGYPSVGRAAEAMKRGAMDYLAKPFTPEEICDAVRRAMAGKLDREKRALGRFEKILDKFPTQGVDDKGPKIIAETVAQTVGVAKATSPWLSLFVLGVMAGAYIGFGGLFSMSVTFDMAPVGMKKLVAGGAFSIGLMLVVIAGAELFTGNNLMVSSVVTGRVTWQKVLAKWGLVYTANFIGSIILALLFYYSGLWKTGGGALGETAVKIAHAKVNLDFGEAFIRAIGCNWMVCLAVWMALAARQIVSKIFAIFFPIMAFVAIGFEHCIANMFFIPGGVFLAGWAGIAPAGVDVSTLTWSAFVVNNLIPVTIGNTIGGVLFVGLGYWGAYLRPSR from the coding sequence GTGGCACAGACGATGTTGATAATAGATGACGATACGGCCGTACTGGCATCCTGCCAGCGCATTTTTGCGGAGGAGGGGTTTGAGGTGACGACCACGACCAACCCCCTTGAGGGCCTGGATATGGCAAGGCATAAACCCTATTCGGTGATCCTCTGCGATTGGAATATGCCCGAACTGGACGGCATGGATGTGGTGGCGGCCCTGGAAACCCATGCCCCGGAATCCGCCGTGGTCATGATTTCCGGCTACCCCAGCGTGGGGCGGGCGGCCGAGGCCATGAAGCGCGGGGCCATGGATTACCTGGCCAAGCCCTTTACCCCGGAGGAAATCTGCGATGCCGTCCGCAGGGCCATGGCCGGAAAACTGGACCGGGAGAAAAGGGCACTGGGCCGGTTTGAAAAGATTCTGGATAAATTTCCCACCCAGGGGGTGGACGACAAGGGGCCCAAGATCATTGCCGAGACCGTTGCCCAGACCGTGGGGGTGGCCAAGGCCACCTCTCCATGGCTCTCATTGTTTGTGCTGGGGGTGATGGCCGGGGCCTATATCGGGTTCGGCGGCCTTTTTTCCATGTCCGTAACCTTTGACATGGCCCCGGTGGGAATGAAAAAACTGGTGGCGGGCGGCGCCTTCAGCATCGGCCTGATGCTGGTGGTCATTGCCGGGGCCGAACTGTTCACCGGCAACAATCTCATGGTTTCCAGCGTGGTCACAGGCCGGGTCACCTGGCAGAAGGTCCTGGCCAAATGGGGGCTGGTTTATACGGCCAATTTCATCGGTTCCATCATTCTGGCCCTGCTTTTTTACTACTCCGGTCTCTGGAAAACCGGGGGCGGGGCCCTGGGGGAAACAGCCGTGAAAATTGCCCATGCCAAGGTCAACCTGGACTTCGGAGAAGCCTTTATCCGGGCCATCGGCTGTAACTGGATGGTCTGCCTGGCCGTGTGGATGGCCCTGGCCGCCCGCCAGATCGTCTCCAAGATCTTTGCCATCTTCTTTCCCATCATGGCCTTTGTGGCCATCGGGTTCGAGCATTGCATCGCCAATATGTTCTTTATCCCTGGGGGGGTCTTTCTGGCTGGCTGGGCCGGCATTGCCCCGGCCGGGGTGGATGTCTCCACCCTGACCTGGTCGGCCTTTGTGGTCAACAACCTGATCCCCGTCACCATCGGCAATACCATCGGCGGGGTGCTCTTCGTGGGCCTGGGGTATTGGGGCGCCTACCTGAGGCCGTCCCGCTAA
- a CDS encoding PAS domain S-box protein, whose translation MADNTPRLQDALDVFDEGIYIVNEDYTVEYMNKFMRTYFGEGVGKKCYEVLTGEDQPCEWCRHEKVFKKQEAHRSEVYVPAVGKTFDVNELPVTNRDGTRAKLSIYRDISDVVAQKAKLKSSLASYQRLFRHVGCGVFISSKEGRFLDVNPALLKILGYEDKDEFLSLDLATDVYLRPEDRLRYQRTIEKKGQVVGYEVRWRRRDGHILHILLTSNVRYGEGGEVLGYEGIVVDQTRRKLSENQLWEAHNFLDNIISCSPNAIMTMEMDGVITLWNEAAEKMFGYAAEEVAGLMNIRDILGSETTGNVLEMMRDAGYGGKGRLNSFSLTMELAGGARLEGNLSAGMIYDGKGRELAWVGLFVDLKERLRTERELSEARQHLLQSEKLAAMGRLTSQIAHELNNPLFGIMNTLELMKTEIPPSNKRRKLLDMSLSETMRLAEMLKKMLSFSKPDQEIRSELDIHMVLDELLLLYEKRFRENSVKLRLNLTEAPARIMGSKDQLRQVFINLFSNAMYAMPDGGELKITTAANATALKITVEDTGTGINSKHIGKIFDSFFTTKTDSVKGVGLGLSVCYGFIKDHGGDIQVASREGEWTRFDISLPLI comes from the coding sequence ATGGCCGACAACACCCCCAGACTCCAGGACGCCCTGGATGTATTCGATGAAGGCATTTACATTGTCAATGAGGATTATACCGTCGAATATATGAATAAGTTCATGAGGACCTATTTCGGAGAGGGGGTGGGGAAAAAATGCTATGAAGTGCTCACCGGGGAGGATCAGCCCTGTGAGTGGTGCCGGCATGAGAAGGTGTTTAAAAAACAGGAAGCCCACCGCTCAGAAGTCTATGTACCGGCAGTGGGCAAGACCTTTGACGTGAATGAACTGCCCGTGACCAACCGGGACGGCACCCGGGCCAAGCTTTCCATCTACAGGGATATCTCGGACGTCGTGGCCCAGAAGGCCAAACTCAAATCTTCCCTGGCCTCCTACCAGCGGCTGTTCAGGCATGTGGGGTGCGGTGTGTTTATTTCCTCCAAGGAGGGGCGGTTCCTGGATGTGAATCCGGCCCTGCTGAAGATCCTGGGGTATGAAGACAAGGATGAGTTCCTTTCCCTGGATTTGGCGACGGATGTTTATCTCCGGCCCGAGGACCGCCTGCGGTACCAGCGGACCATAGAGAAAAAGGGGCAGGTTGTGGGCTATGAGGTCCGGTGGCGGAGGCGGGACGGCCATATCCTCCATATCCTGCTCACCTCCAACGTCCGGTACGGAGAAGGGGGGGAGGTGCTTGGATACGAAGGCATTGTGGTTGACCAGACCCGGAGAAAACTCAGTGAAAACCAGCTCTGGGAGGCCCATAATTTTCTGGATAACATCATCTCCTGTTCCCCCAACGCCATCATGACCATGGAGATGGACGGGGTGATCACCCTGTGGAATGAGGCGGCGGAAAAGATGTTCGGCTATGCCGCCGAAGAGGTGGCGGGCCTGATGAATATCCGTGACATTCTGGGCAGCGAAACCACCGGCAATGTACTTGAGATGATGCGGGATGCCGGATACGGGGGCAAGGGCCGCCTCAACTCTTTTTCCCTGACCATGGAACTGGCCGGGGGAGCGCGCCTGGAAGGCAATCTTTCCGCCGGCATGATCTATGACGGTAAGGGGCGGGAACTGGCCTGGGTGGGGCTGTTTGTGGATCTCAAGGAACGGCTCCGGACCGAACGGGAACTCTCCGAAGCCCGGCAGCACCTGCTTCAGTCCGAAAAACTGGCGGCCATGGGGAGGCTTACCTCCCAGATTGCCCACGAGCTGAACAACCCGTTGTTCGGGATCATGAATACCCTGGAATTAATGAAAACCGAAATACCGCCTTCCAATAAGCGCCGGAAACTGTTGGACATGTCCCTGTCAGAAACCATGCGCCTGGCCGAGATGCTCAAAAAAATGCTCTCCTTCTCCAAGCCGGACCAGGAGATCCGCTCGGAGCTGGATATTCATATGGTTCTGGACGAACTCCTGCTGCTGTATGAAAAACGGTTCCGGGAGAACAGCGTGAAGCTCAGGCTCAACCTTACGGAAGCCCCGGCCAGGATCATGGGCTCCAAGGATCAGCTCCGCCAGGTGTTCATCAACCTCTTTTCCAATGCCATGTATGCCATGCCCGACGGCGGTGAACTGAAAATCACCACCGCTGCCAATGCCACTGCCCTGAAAATAACGGTGGAGGATACGGGCACCGGGATAAATTCCAAACACATCGGCAAGATTTTTGATTCTTTTTTTACGACCAAGACCGACAGCGTCAAGGGGGTGGGATTGGGGCTATCGGTATGTTACGGATTCATCAAGGACCACGGGGGGGACATCCAGGTGGCCTCCCGCGAGGGAGAATGGACCCGGTTCGATATTTCCCTGCCCCTGATTTAA
- the crcB gene encoding fluoride efflux transporter CrcB, with product MFKLAMVGLGGGMGAICRFMVYEICLGLVKNAWLPYGTIIVNVAGCFVIGLLGGIAETRDVFSPELRALIFIGFLGGFTTFSTFGFELFFFIRNGQAGVAALNAAIQFTLGLLGVWAGFSLSRLV from the coding sequence ATGTTCAAATTAGCAATGGTGGGGCTGGGCGGCGGCATGGGCGCCATCTGCCGGTTCATGGTCTATGAAATCTGCCTGGGCCTGGTCAAAAATGCCTGGCTTCCCTATGGTACCATCATCGTCAATGTGGCGGGGTGTTTTGTCATCGGACTTCTGGGCGGAATTGCAGAAACCCGGGATGTCTTCAGCCCTGAGTTACGGGCCCTGATATTCATCGGATTTCTTGGGGGATTCACCACCTTTTCAACCTTCGGATTCGAGCTTTTTTTCTTCATCCGCAACGGCCAGGCCGGCGTGGCGGCCCTGAATGCCGCCATCCAGTTTACCCTCGGCCTGTTGGGCGTCTGGGCCGGATTCAGCCTGTCCAGGCTGGTTTAA
- a CDS encoding 4Fe-4S dicluster domain-containing protein encodes MSRRKFLGCLTAALGATTGVRSIAHAASNKHFEGYPDSFGVLHDSTKCIGCRQCEKACNEVNELGSPEKPFDDLKVLDTRRRTDEAAYTVVNKFEPAQPGPKSSPVFAKIQCNHCQEPACASACFVKAFKKDKTGAVIYDESLCVGCRYCMVACPFNVPAYTYNDPITPKVTKCTMCHPRILEGKLPGCVEICPKEALVFGKRKDLIKLAWKRINEKPDNYIQHVYGEHEMGGTSWLYLSGVPFDQIGMREDLGVTPAPQLTSGALAAVPIVVGLWPVLLTGVYAIAQRKDKIAKEEKDAAVKEAIDQATDEMNKQLAQLKDKMTKEQQNAVANEVKKALEEAAKKAEAEAAAADGEGGSEDAPEAGKEDK; translated from the coding sequence ATTTCCCGAAGAAAATTTTTAGGCTGCCTCACCGCAGCCCTCGGCGCCACAACCGGCGTGCGGTCCATTGCCCATGCCGCATCCAACAAGCACTTTGAAGGCTACCCGGACAGCTTCGGCGTCCTCCACGACAGCACCAAGTGCATCGGATGCCGGCAGTGTGAAAAGGCCTGCAACGAGGTCAATGAACTGGGGTCACCCGAAAAACCCTTTGACGACCTTAAAGTGCTGGACACCCGGCGCAGGACCGACGAAGCCGCGTATACGGTGGTCAACAAATTTGAACCGGCCCAACCCGGGCCCAAATCAAGCCCGGTGTTTGCAAAAATCCAGTGCAACCACTGCCAGGAGCCGGCCTGCGCCTCTGCCTGCTTTGTAAAGGCATTCAAAAAAGACAAAACAGGGGCCGTGATCTATGACGAATCCCTCTGTGTGGGCTGCCGCTACTGCATGGTGGCCTGCCCCTTCAACGTGCCGGCCTACACCTATAACGACCCGATCACCCCCAAGGTCACCAAGTGCACCATGTGCCACCCCCGGATCCTTGAGGGCAAACTCCCCGGCTGCGTGGAAATCTGCCCCAAAGAGGCACTGGTTTTCGGCAAGCGGAAGGACCTGATCAAACTGGCCTGGAAACGGATCAATGAAAAACCGGACAACTATATCCAGCATGTATACGGGGAGCATGAGATGGGCGGCACCTCCTGGCTCTACCTCTCAGGCGTCCCCTTTGACCAGATCGGCATGCGAGAGGATTTAGGCGTCACCCCGGCCCCCCAGCTCACCTCCGGGGCCCTGGCGGCCGTGCCCATCGTGGTGGGCCTCTGGCCGGTTCTTCTCACCGGTGTCTATGCCATTGCCCAGCGCAAGGATAAGATTGCCAAAGAGGAAAAGGATGCGGCCGTAAAAGAAGCCATTGACCAGGCCACAGACGAAATGAACAAACAGCTGGCCCAGCTCAAGGATAAGATGACCAAGGAACAGCAGAACGCCGTGGCCAATGAAGTGAAAAAGGCCCTGGAAGAGGCCGCCAAAAAGGCGGAAGCAGAGGCAGCTGCCGCTGACGGCGAAGGCGGTTCAGAAGATGCGCCCGAAGCCGGTAAGGAGGATAAATAA